A genomic stretch from Edaphobacter aggregans includes:
- a CDS encoding aminopeptidase P N-terminal domain-containing protein — MRLRILAVVLSIGFVCAVAHALESVPKAEYRQRRVALANKLDGGVAVVFAAEEPVLDFMPYRQDEDFYYLTGWNEPGAALVIIGPGPETKTRLGDVVPEHAYREILFLPARNLVMEKYTGTKMDAATADVAASTGFDTVMPMTALPEVMTKFLGEDRRRAQSVWSQLDSPQAKASVDFSAASLGIGTGIDPHDVRTLTMVLRSVKSPAEIELLRKASDASIASQLAGIRAIKPGVRERTIAGIEIAKMLEEGSERPSYAPIVGSGANSTTLHYADNSATMKAGDVVVIDAAGEYSMYASDITRTMPVDGKFTARQREIYDIVLGAQRAAAAAFVAGKSKLGGVNQRGPEVTDTLDKVAYDYINTHGKDLHGEPLGKYFLHGLGHSVGINVHDPMDYSKPLDKGNVFTIEPGIYIPEEGIGVRIEDVFYVDQQGKLVDLIAKLPHEAADIEAAMKH, encoded by the coding sequence GTGCGACTAAGAATACTGGCTGTCGTGCTTTCGATCGGCTTTGTCTGTGCGGTGGCGCACGCATTGGAGTCTGTCCCTAAGGCGGAATACCGTCAGCGGCGTGTGGCACTGGCAAACAAACTGGACGGCGGGGTAGCAGTGGTATTTGCCGCCGAAGAGCCAGTGCTGGATTTCATGCCTTACCGACAGGATGAAGACTTCTACTACCTGACGGGCTGGAATGAGCCGGGAGCCGCGCTTGTAATCATCGGCCCGGGGCCTGAGACGAAGACTCGCCTGGGCGATGTCGTTCCCGAACACGCATACCGCGAGATCCTGTTTCTGCCGGCGCGAAACCTCGTTATGGAAAAGTACACCGGAACGAAGATGGACGCGGCGACCGCTGACGTTGCCGCATCCACTGGCTTCGACACCGTAATGCCGATGACCGCTCTGCCCGAGGTGATGACGAAGTTCCTTGGTGAAGACCGGCGGCGTGCGCAGTCGGTGTGGTCGCAGCTTGATAGTCCGCAGGCGAAGGCAAGCGTTGACTTCTCGGCAGCATCGCTGGGAATTGGGACAGGCATTGATCCGCATGATGTGCGTACCCTGACGATGGTGCTCAGAAGCGTAAAGAGCCCCGCAGAAATTGAGTTGCTTCGCAAGGCGTCGGATGCTTCAATCGCCTCACAGCTGGCAGGCATCCGTGCCATCAAGCCCGGCGTGCGGGAGCGGACGATTGCAGGAATTGAGATCGCGAAGATGTTGGAAGAGGGCAGCGAGCGCCCCAGCTACGCGCCAATCGTCGGATCGGGAGCGAACTCGACTACGCTGCACTACGCCGACAATTCGGCGACGATGAAAGCTGGCGATGTAGTCGTAATCGATGCCGCGGGCGAGTACAGCATGTACGCCTCGGACATAACGCGCACGATGCCGGTAGACGGCAAGTTCACGGCCCGGCAACGCGAAATCTATGACATCGTGCTTGGCGCACAGCGCGCCGCAGCAGCAGCGTTTGTCGCGGGCAAATCAAAACTTGGCGGCGTGAATCAGCGCGGTCCCGAGGTAACGGACACGCTCGATAAAGTCGCCTACGACTACATCAATACGCATGGCAAAGACCTGCACGGCGAGCCTCTCGGCAAGTACTTCCTGCATGGTTTGGGACACTCGGTTGGCATCAACGTGCACGATCCTATGGACTACTCCAAGCCGCTGGATAAAGGCAATGTGTTCACGATTGAGCCAGGAATCTACATCCCCGAAGAAGGAATCGGCGTTCGTATCGAGGACGTGTTCTACGTCGATCAACAGGGCAAACTTGTCGACCTGATCGCGAAGCTTCCACACGAAGCAGCGGACATCGAAGCGGCGATGAAGCATTGA